CCCGAAGCACACAGTCCCCACGAGGCTCACCACGACCAGGAGGACTGCGGGAAGGCAGGGCCACCTTGCAAAGTGGGGAAAGGGCAGAAACTATGAGGCTGGGTGGAAGGAAGCGGCACTGCAAACACAAAATTGCTGGCTCTGGTGAGCTTGCACCATTCACCAATATGAATGCTACACAGATGCAATCTCAGGGTCCTTCAGTAAGTAGAGCTGACTTGTGCTCCAGgtttgagaaggaagaaagttgTCATTCAGAGTTTTCACTGGATTGTTTGAGGTTAGGAAGGGATAGACATCAGAGAGCATCAAAACGCTCCCAGGTCCTCAGTCCAGAGCAGCCATTTAGCCAGGACAATCACAACCACTATTACTGCCAAATCATGGCTAGATCTTGGCCTCATGCTACAAatgtctttaagaaaaaaaaagcccttcaggCACAGGCCCCTgtctaaaaacaaaactccagaAGTTCTTGGGAATGTCCCAATGCGTggctggagagagagaggctgtaGGTCAGACTGGTTTGGTGGCACCGTTGTAAAACAGATGCTCAGTGTCCTCTGTGGTGGAGAGGGTGGAGTTGGTAGCGGTGGTCGGCTGACGGCGACGGctgttcttcctcctgttcttcAGGAAGAAGTAGCCGATGATCACCAGGACCACCATGATGCAGATGCCAAGGAGCACAGCAATCACCACCTCAAAGGCACCTGCCGGGGATACACGAACGCGTTAGGAGggctgctccatgagctttgGCACAGCATGGGTGGTCAGGAAGGAGCAAGCAcaaaagctgctgcagaagtttTTATGGCAAAAAGGAGGAGGGGTGGGCTGGCAGCCGAGTGGTCACTTCAAAACTGggtgaagaaggaagagaacCACACGGCATAAGGGTACGGCCAAGGTACAGGCATCATCTCTCTCCCAAGTCACAGCTCCCATCATTTCTCAGATGCACCACGCCCTCTAAAGGCTGTTCGGTGACTTCGGCAGGCTTCTTCATGTATAAACACCAAACACTTCTCTAATGCTGACCTTTCTTCATACATCAGCGGGGTGGTCGCAGAGAAGCACCCCCTGGTTGGAATAAAGCCATGGGAGCAAGCTGTGGTGGGTGGTCTGGGTCTGTGGGGAAAGAGCTTGTAGCAGTGCTGTGAGCACAGCAGTCAGCAGTCTTACAACTGACCAAACTCCTACGTTATTGATGGACATGATGGCAAACATGATGCATTTGAGAGCTGGGGTGAATGTGAGGGTTAAATCACCCTCTAGGTTTGAAGAACAGAAGGGTATAATTCCAGTTTTCTACTAAAGAAAGAGGTCTTACAGCCCTGTGGTGAAAAAGGACACCAAGCTTAATGTGTTGTTATTTTAAGAACTTGTAGTTCAATGGCTTTGGTGTTCTTTACAATTGTAGAGAGGAGGTATAGGGTCATGAGATGTCCCCACAATCAAGCACCAGACATTATTCACATAACcacttgggctttttttttttttttttttcagaagctagCAGTTCTTCTGTAAATGTGGCCATTAGGAAGAATCTTCCTTGTAATTTTTTGATGTTGAACGTTCATGCATGTTGATAAAAAGGAAATCAGGAGCCTTTGCTATGAGCTACCGAGTCACAGATGAAGGAGAAATTAGCCCAGAGACACACAGTCCACAGAATAATCTCTTTGGCCACTGCTAGTGTCCCACAAGTCCCACATTGCTCCCTCAACCCCTCAGAAGGGGCATGGGGAATAGGAAAGAAGTTTATTATTTCCAAGgaaaggcactttttttttttttttttttcaggacaggGTGAAAGCAACAAACAAGCTCTGTATGAAGAACTGTTACTCACTTAACATAGCGCTGTGGGGCTCAAATGATTCCCATCTTCGGCCAATGGCATCTGCTTCTGAATTGagagcagaaacaggaaaaaagttttacaaagaAAGGTGGGAACAAGGGCTAAGACAGGTTTCTGAGGAGTGCATTCCTGGTACTGTGAAGTGACTACATGCATACACCACCCTTCCTGACAgccctggtgctgagctctcAGGGCAGACCTGTGAGGCACACTCTAGCTGGGGCTGTCACTTCACAAAAGCAGCAACATTGCCTCCTAGCAGATGCAGTTTGTCAGAATTCCTCCCATGTCTGCTGTTGGTCTCCACAGCAACACCTACGGGGCACTACAGTGTGAaagtttttcctcttgtttgtttaaaacttcTGCCTCATATGTGTCATTgagaattttcttcatttctcccctccctcttgTGGAGAGCTGGAGCCAAGCtagaaaattatattgtttttagAGAGGCCATACCATATCTCTGTCTGGTTTTGTCATGCTCCTCtgaatcatttttaaacatcagcACCCAAAACGTCTTTTCAGCTCTGAGAAGTGACAGACTGCACTCCAGAAGAGTGCTGTAGACATGCACTGTTCCCCGCAAGTACTCCGTACATTGCGGAACACTGTGGGGCATGGCCAGGGGTTGAGAACAGAACTGCTTTGTCTGAAGGCTCCCAAGGCACTGCCTCTTTATCACCACAGAACTTAATCTTGAGGGATTTTCCAAGACTGATCAGTAAAACTCCAGCCCTCACTATGTCTGCTTACTTGTGATGCCTGAACACGATTTCATGCACTCTCCCTCTTCTTCAAAGTTGTTCTTGTtgccaccacagcccccatAGGTGAAGCGGTCGCATTTCTCGGAGAATGGGTTATAGTACCAGCGGGGGATGCTCTCTGTGCACAGACCAGTGTCGGGCAAGTCCACACAGTGATCTGGCAAAGCAAGGGAGAGATGCTCTAGCCCAAGAAGCACATTCCCAGAGCTGCAACATCTGCTCATGGCAGAAGAGCACAAGCACTGCGGCAGAGGGCATCCATGGTGAGACCTGTGGCTCTCGGGTGCTCCCTGCCCAGTTGGCAGATGCTCAAATTGGCATTGCCAAGGTGAGCTGCCACTACAGAACtgaagagaaaggcagaagcTGGCAGATGTCAGCCTAGGTGCTCTGTACATACCCTGCTTTTGTGTAACGTTGATTTTCTGCAGTCTATTGAACTCACGAGCATCTGCAAGAGAAACATTTTGTGTTAGAACTTCTCTCACCAGttgaatacaaaaaataaaaaataaagaaaagcttcCATCCACATAGACATGGGCAGACAGGGCtttcctgaatatttatttactattaCAAGCCAAGGAAAGAGAGATGTAACCTGAGGTCCTTAGATATCTCAGTGCTATGAAAGGaacatgggaaaataaaatgtaacaaCTAGAAACTGTTCCCAATGTCAGTTCCACAAATACAGAGGAGAaactaagaaaagcaaaggctgctTTCTTAGGTTTTTCCATCATGAAAAATGGGGAAACTTTTCTCACTCcagatttttgaaaagtatGAAAGAGCATTAGTGCAGGAAATGAGAGGTCAAGAGAAATGAATCATATGCTTGCAGCCTAGAAAGGTAACAATGCACACAGATAGGGAAGAGATTATGGGAATACTGTgagaagaaggagggaggaagaagggattAGAAATTTCAGCAGCTTGCCACTGTGCATTTATATTAGCTTAATGTGAGGATGTTGAGGGGACTGAGACGCTGGACAAATTGGGAGAAATAACGGTTTATTTTCCCATCTCCAAAGACGAGGAGAGCAGGTAAGGTCATTCAGAGATAAAATattggaagaggaggagagaacaGGCTCTCAAGTCTCACAGGCAGGCACAGAGAAGAGAGTGGAAGGAACAtcccagcaggaaaagcagctgtAGCAGTCAGCAGCAACCAGGGAGGTGGCAGAACCTGCAAATATGACAATACTGCAGAAGAGTTCATGCAGGGTCAGGAGTAAGAATACAGGGCAACGGAAAGCATTGAGTCAACAGATGCAACTTATATTGTGCTCATCCCTGTGCATATACTACGTATTCTAACCCAGAATTTGAAGAACTTACATTGTTCACAATACACCTCGTCTGATCCATCAGCACAGTCTGGAGTTTCGTCACACTCCAGATAGGCATCAATGCAGCAGCCATCCTTGCATCTGAAGGAGGGGGCCTGACAGTTCCCATTGCATACTGCATCAGAAACAGTTCAGATAGttcattaaaattcattctttctCCCTGCCACATAGATGCTTTATGAAGGACTTAAAAGCTGGTGATAGGGCTGGCAAAGCTCTCTCTTCAGTGCCACTCtactcaaaaaaaagaaaaaaaatgcaatttcttgTTTATAAGGCAAGCACTCCTCTGGGAACAGCCTTGCTTcctctcaaaaaaataaaagctcacgGAAGGTGGAAGCAAGACAGGTTAATGCTCCAGACAGCATGGGGACATGGTGACAAAAGACCCAGAAAAGGCTGAagtactcaatgccttctttgcctccgtCTTTACTGGGAGGGTCTGCCCGCAGGCTTCCCAGTCCCTGGCTTAAGGGCAGAGACTGGGGCAGTGAAACCACTGAAAGCTTGTGAGTAATATGGAATGGGGGTAGCAGGAGACACAATGGCATGCAGGGAGAGCAGGGTAGGTGGGAGGAGGCTTTCAGCTTTGCTCATGAAGTGCAAAAGCAAATGCCAAGACAAAGCAGCAAACTAAAAGTCCCACACCTGACACAGAACAACCCCATGCAAGAGCACCAGTCCGACAccaagaagagagaaaggagtcCTGCAGAAGAGGCCCTGGGGGTCAGGATGGACGTGCCGGATGTGTGTCAGCAGAAAGCTCTTGTGGCAAGGATGGCCAACTGCACGCTGGACTGGGAGAGCTGGCGGAGACAAGTGGTCGTTCCCCTCTGCCCCAGAGGTGGTTCCAGCTGGTCAGTGCTGTGCCCAGGTCTGAGCTCCCCAGTCACAAAAAACACTGGCATACCGGAGGGAAGCTGTAGAGACTCAGGAAGAGGTTGGAGCACATGACCTAGCATGAAGTTATGGAAAAGACAGAGACAGACTCTTTTTGGAGGTGCACAGTAATAGGATGAGCGGCAACAGACACAAGTTGCAACAGGGGAAACTGATTCcatagaagggaaaaaaaatataatgaggGATGTCCAGAGAGAGCATAAAATCTCCTTCCTCAGAGATACCCAAAACTGGCCTGGACACAGTCCTGAGCAACCTTACATGACTCAGAtctggccctgctttgagtagtgggttggaccaggtgacctctAGAGgtaatttccaacctgaattatcctATGATGTGAAAGTGAAAGGCTTGGTAGAGAAATTAGTCTCCAACACCTCACTTCCACACTGACTGCTAATCAAAAAGCCACAGGAATGGATATGAGACACTAAGCCTGAGCTTAGGGCAGGATTACACAGGGGTGAAGGAGGCTTACCTGGCATTTGTCGCCCACCAACAGAACCTGAAGAGAtaagggggaaaataaaataaatttactaCCACATCACTTTGTCAGCTTAGGATCAGCTTTATATTGCCTCCATGTTTCACCTAAGAAATGTACCTTTTCTAGAATAGAGACCTGTAGCAGTGTGGGATGCAAATACTGAATTTAGGCTTAAGATGTGGCACAAGTTTTTGGTGAGGGTTTCTGCAGCCAGAGACACACCAGGTACACCTGGTCCTGAAGAGGTTGAGTCAGAATGAGCCAGCTCTTGCCACTGCCTGTCCTGTCTGGTTATACCAAGCCTGTGGTGACGCTTGATGCTGACTGAGTGGAGCTGACCTGGCACTGAGCAGGGGAGCAGAACTCCAGGAACTCCAGCAGAACTCCTCTTTCTCGTGTGAGAAAGAGGGGGTCGATTTTTGAAGCAGACTCACCCTTAACATTCTTGCAGGCGAGTTCACACTCCTCTTCCTGTAAGTAGTTATTCTTGTTGGCCTTGCATCCACCAAAAATGAACTCCTCGCACTGCTGAAGGGCTGGGTTGTAAAACCAGCGTGGAAAAGAGCCGCGACACCAACCCACCTTCTTTGGAGTCAAGCAATGCTCTATCGAGAAAGTTAGCACAGAAGGCTCTGGTTAGCTTGCTTTACATCCACACCAAGTAGAAAATCTTTCAAAGGAAAGTTTGCTAACGGCGTAGACATTTGTCTGAAAGATTTACATAATAGTGAGTGGTATGCAGAAAGCAAGTAGGGAATCACATTATATGTTTACTTATATGAGAGGCAGGCttttatatatacttacatGAGAGGccacaaaattaaattagaagGTGCCACATTCATAAAAGCACATAGCACAGTTTATCTGTGAAACTCCTTGCTTCAGGATGCTACTGCTATGCAAAGGCTCATCCACGGATATTTAACACAAAAACATCCTCTTTTGCTTAAAGAGACTGTAAATTCCTCACATAGCTGTAAATAGCTGTAAATTCCTTGTAGCCAAGCATACTAGGGATTTACTGATAGCATGTCATGTTCTAGCTACTGTCAAGTATCAAACTCTGGATGCTGTTGGATGCGATGTATTGGATTTCTGACAGACTTTTTAGAGTGACCTGATATGCCTGTTCTTATATTTTTATGGTACCTGAGGTAGAAGAAGAAATTCTAGTCAACCATTTGTCCAAGAATGCTTTGCCCCTAATGTAGTTGTCATACTGAACGTTTTGGGGCGACTCTGAATGTCATGCAGACAACTCCACCTAACTTGTGGCTTAAGGGAATTGGGCCCTTCACAACAAAACCGTGGAGTCAACAAGGCCTTTTGGGTTCTCCTCTCTGTCCGTCTCTTGACGGACTCCAGGCTCCAGCCACTCTGGTGTTACCCAGTAGAGGGAGCAATGTTGTACAGAGAAGAACAGATATTGCAGGGCACCTCTTCTGCAGAGGATGAGAAAAACCTAAAATAGACCACTGTGAATGCAGAGACTTTCTACTATTTGTCATGTGCAGGCTTTTACTGGGAAAAGCTGACATGCAAGCCCGGTCTGTTGGCTGTGCTCTTTTACCATCTACCCCCTGAGAAGAGCACTGGTAATGCCAGAACATCACCCAGGCTTGGGGACTCCAGCTGTATGTTTGTGGGCTCAGGCTCACCTTCAGTTTGCTCAGCATCCAGCACCACGATGGTGATGTTGGTGAAGTCTCTCTGCTGGGCGGTGTCTGTGACGGTAAGCTGGAAGACGTAAGTGCCCACCTGTAGGTTGGAGATTTCTACTTGGTCTTCTTCCTGCTTCTGAGAATGCAAAAGAAAGGCTAATGGAGAAGAGGCACACGTAATGAGGGCATGAGTGAAGCCATGCAAGACCCATGCTGCATTAGGAAGAAAGAAGCTTGGCTGGAAACCCTCAAGCAGAATTTTGGCATTAAAAATGTCTCAGTGCTGTATAGTGCCCCTGAAATCCACGGGCTGGATTCTGACTGCTGGTACCCAGCTGGAGTAGCAGAGTGAAAGTGTACCAGAAGCCTAATTAGAATTTTCATATCTGGGGATGTTGTGAAGGCATGTGGGAAAGCAAAAAACTTTGGAGAGGCCTAAAATAtctgcagcttttattttacttctttaaaaatgaaaattgtcatGAATAATTTATATAGCACATAGGAAATATGCTAggtatatttaagaaatatatatcctttcattttgaatatgGAAAGTATATTTAGTTTCAGAAATGGAATAGAGTGCATATTTCTTTGCCTGCTAACAGGTTTCTAAAGGAGAAGAActtattttgtcagaaaataaagttttgttaTTATAGACACAAACTTTTTCTCAAAGTTTGTTGACAATGCTGGGCCTCAATTTCTAtgctgtttctgcctttttagtTACATTTCAAGACAGTGTTGCTATATAACTTCTTAAGGTAgtttaaacactgaaaacacattaGCTTAATACTAAAGGCCAGTGGTAAATTTGTCCTGGACCTTGCAGCCAGTATCACGCAGGAGATCCCATGGccaaaaaagcaaaggcagactTGTTGATCAAGAAGAGCATTTTGAAATGTAGCAGTTGTGATACCTTTAGGCATTGCTCTAAAATACTCACATATTTCTTAATTGTCTTCACATATTTCCTACTCTTCCATAGTAGGTAAGAGGAGTAAAGATAAAGATgactctttttgttttggtttggttagATAGTtattgtcttttgttttgttttatttggggaGTGTGGGGGGAAAATTGCTTTGGTTGTGCTAGcggaaagaaagaaggagagcaGCATTTCCAGATTTCCATAGCCCCCTCAGCATCCTAGAGCTAGATATTGCTAGTCTTCAAAACCAGCTGTAGGCCTGGTACACTCCTTTGCTAATTCTCCCAGAAGGTGCCACATGAGCTCCATACAAGCTCCAAGGCTTTCTAGAGTATTTTGCAGAAGTTTAACAGCAACCATTTGCTCTTCTAGAGCCACAAGTCACATTTAACATCTACAAGACAGTGTTCACACTCCAGAGATCTTGGAGCTTGTCAGGAGACATGGTTTCTGCTCCAGCTCAGCTAAACGTGGAGagcccagcctggagcagacCGCAGGTGACACTGACCAAGCTGCTTCCTTCATGCATCTCCCTACCTTCATCTCCACAGAGGGGTCCCCAAGGATCTGTTTCCATTCATAGCTGACAATCCCACGGTCGTCTGTGCTCTCTGCGCCTCTCAGCATCACTGGCTCCCCCGGCTGTACCCGCATGTCCCTGCCAATGCGGGCTATCGGAGGACGGTCATCTGTGGAAGAAGTGCAGAGCAAGGCTCGGGTAAGAGGCTGAAGGGTCCAGTCCTTGTCTCCATCATGGGAAAGGGGGGACTCTTCCGGGGTAAATCAATACAGACATCATccactaaaaggaaaaaca
This Cygnus atratus isolate AKBS03 ecotype Queensland, Australia chromosome 5, CAtr_DNAZoo_HiC_assembly, whole genome shotgun sequence DNA region includes the following protein-coding sequences:
- the SPINT1 gene encoding kunitz-type protease inhibitor 1 isoform X1 — its product is MASRRLGPQSRFRVCLVLVAVAVVFGEEQETKPFGETCLEDFTVGMPGLVLDTDASVQNGATFLSSPMVHRGRDCMRACCKDPACNLALVEQVPNSGEDDIQGCFLLNCLYEHTFVCRFVRKVGFLNFLKKDVYDAYEAMQKHGSNDDRPPIARIGRDMRVQPGEPVMLRGAESTDDRGIVSYEWKQILGDPSVEMKKQEEDQVEISNLQVGTYVFQLTVTDTAQQRDFTNITIVVLDAEQTEEHCLTPKKVGWCRGSFPRWFYNPALQQCEEFIFGGCKANKNNYLQEEECELACKNVKGSVGGRQMPVCNGNCQAPSFRCKDGCCIDAYLECDETPDCADGSDEVYCEQYAREFNRLQKINVTQKQDHCVDLPDTGLCTESIPRWYYNPFSEKCDRFTYGGCGGNKNNFEEEGECMKSCSGITKADAIGRRWESFEPHSAMLSAFEVVIAVLLGICIMVVLVIIGYFFLKNRRKNSRRRQPTTATNSTLSTTEDTEHLFYNGATKPV
- the SPINT1 gene encoding kunitz-type protease inhibitor 1 isoform X4, yielding MASRRLGPQSRFRVCLVLVAVAVVFGEEQETKPFGETCLEDFTVGMPGLVLDTDASVQNGATFLSSPMVHRGRDCMRACCKDPACNLALVEQVPNSGEDDIQGCFLLNCLYEHTFVCRFVRKVGFLNFLKKDVYDAYEAMQKHGSNDDRPPIARIGRDMRVQPGEPVMLRGAESTDDRGIVSYEWKQILGDPSVEMKKQEEDQVEISNLQVGTYVFQLTVTDTAQQRDFTNITIVVLDAEQTEEHCLTPKKVGWCRGSFPRWFYNPALQQCEEFIFGGCKANKNNYLQEEECELACKNVKDAREFNRLQKINVTQKQDHCVDLPDTGLCTESIPRWYYNPFSEKCDRFTYGGCGGNKNNFEEEGECMKSCSGITKADAIGRRWESFEPHSAMLSAFEVVIAVLLGICIMVVLVIIGYFFLKNRRKNSRRRQPTTATNSTLSTTEDTEHLFYNGATKPV
- the SPINT1 gene encoding kunitz-type protease inhibitor 1 isoform X2, with the translated sequence MASRRLGPQSRFRVCLVLVAVAVVFGEEQETKPFGETCLEDFTVGMPGLVLDTDASVQNGATFLSSPMVHRGRDCMRACCKDPACNLALVEQVPNSGEDDIQGCFLLNCLYEHTFVCRFVRKVGFLNFLKKDVYDAYEAMQKHGSNDDRPPIARIGRDMRVQPGEPVMLRGAESTDDRGIVSYEWKQILGDPSVEMKKQEEDQVEISNLQVGTYVFQLTVTDTAQQRDFTNITIVVLDAEQTEEHCLTPKKVGWCRGSFPRWFYNPALQQCEEFIFGGCKANKNNYLQEEECELACKNVKVCNGNCQAPSFRCKDGCCIDAYLECDETPDCADGSDEVYCEQYAREFNRLQKINVTQKQDHCVDLPDTGLCTESIPRWYYNPFSEKCDRFTYGGCGGNKNNFEEEGECMKSCSGITKADAIGRRWESFEPHSAMLSAFEVVIAVLLGICIMVVLVIIGYFFLKNRRKNSRRRQPTTATNSTLSTTEDTEHLFYNGATKPV
- the SPINT1 gene encoding kunitz-type protease inhibitor 1 isoform X3, which codes for MASRRLGPQSRFRVCLVLVAVAVVFGEEQETKPFGETCLEDFTVGMPGLVLDTDASVQNGATFLSSPMVHRGRDCMRACCKDPACNLALVEQVPNSGEDDIQGCFLLNCLYEHTFVCRFVRKVGFLNFLKKDVYDAYEAMQKHGSNDDRPPIARIGRDMRVQPGEPVMLRGAESTDDRGIVSYEWKQILGDPSVEMKKQEEDQVEISNLQVGTYVFQLTVTDTAQQRDFTNITIVVLDAEQTEEHCLTPKKVGWCRGSFPRWFYNPALQQCEEFIFGGCKANKNNYLQEEECELACKNVKGSVGGRQMPDAREFNRLQKINVTQKQDHCVDLPDTGLCTESIPRWYYNPFSEKCDRFTYGGCGGNKNNFEEEGECMKSCSGITKADAIGRRWESFEPHSAMLSAFEVVIAVLLGICIMVVLVIIGYFFLKNRRKNSRRRQPTTATNSTLSTTEDTEHLFYNGATKPV